In the genome of Trueperaceae bacterium, one region contains:
- a CDS encoding methylenetetrahydrofolate reductase: MARYAPGVRVAIEVVPRSNDSFLAQLSEVASLNAVDAVNVPDLAHFKLAGWQAALQVRASHPGYRAVPHVRAMEVDPGADWWPGARLSAAGVNEVLVVTGDPPATMARPLTGAHSVEVIRAFKRQFPDWRVYAGLDPYRAGFSHELEYAHRKLEAGADGFFTQPFFDLRLMAVWREMLPGVPVFWGVTSVTTRNAMDYWLKRNRAVFPAGFEPSLEWHRRFAGAALDFAAEHDTNVYFMPIRVGITAWLAGVLG, translated from the coding sequence CTGGCGCGATATGCTCCCGGGGTGCGCGTCGCCATCGAGGTAGTGCCCCGCAGCAACGACAGCTTCCTGGCCCAACTGAGCGAGGTGGCGTCCCTGAACGCGGTCGACGCCGTCAACGTCCCCGACCTGGCGCACTTCAAACTCGCCGGTTGGCAGGCGGCCCTGCAGGTCCGCGCGAGTCACCCCGGCTACCGGGCGGTCCCCCACGTGCGGGCCATGGAGGTCGACCCCGGCGCCGACTGGTGGCCCGGTGCGCGGCTCAGCGCGGCGGGCGTGAACGAGGTGCTGGTCGTGACCGGCGACCCGCCCGCCACCATGGCCAGGCCCCTCACGGGGGCCCACTCCGTGGAGGTGATCCGGGCGTTCAAGCGCCAGTTCCCGGACTGGCGGGTGTACGCGGGGCTCGACCCGTACCGCGCCGGCTTCAGCCACGAGCTCGAGTACGCTCACCGCAAGCTCGAGGCGGGCGCCGACGGCTTCTTCACGCAGCCGTTCTTCGACCTGCGCCTCATGGCGGTGTGGCGCGAGATGTTGCCGGGCGTGCCCGTCTTCTGGGGCGTCACGAGCGTGACCACGCGCAACGCCATGGACTACTGGTTGAAGCGCAACCGCGCCGTGTTCCCGGCCGGGTTCGAGCCCAGCCTGGAGTGGCACCGGCGCTTCGCCGGCGCCGCCCTCGACTTCGCGGCCGAGCACGACACCAACGTCTACTTCATGCCCATCCGTGTCGGCATCACGGCCTGGTTGGCGGGCGTCCTCGGCTGA
- a CDS encoding pyridoxal phosphate-dependent aminotransferase, whose translation MPGLSQRVATLKASSTVAFAARAKELARQGVDVISMTAGEPDFLPPEHVLEAAREAIRLGLTKYTATEGTAELREAVAAKFKRENGLEYAPDQVLVSNGGKQTLYNAFMSVLEPGDEVVMVAPYWVSYPAQVALAGGVPVAVMARPEDGFVPDLDAVRAAITPRTKVLLVNSPSNPTGAVYPPELVRAMAELADEHDLWLFTDDLYEHLVYDGQFTTAASYVPHRTLVVHGASKGYAMTGWRIGFGAGPKPLIAAMVRLQGQSTSGANSLAQHATVAALNEVERTAAFQAITRAAYRERRDVLVAGLNRLGLKTPKPAGAFYVMVDTAALDPNEERAAIRLLDEARVAVVPGTDFSAPGQVRMSYATDMASIEEALRRIAALLG comes from the coding sequence ATGCCCGGGCTGTCCCAGCGCGTCGCCACCCTCAAGGCGTCGTCCACGGTCGCCTTCGCCGCTCGCGCCAAGGAGCTGGCGCGGCAGGGCGTCGACGTCATCTCGATGACGGCAGGGGAGCCCGACTTCCTGCCGCCCGAGCACGTGCTGGAGGCGGCGCGCGAGGCCATCCGCCTCGGCCTCACCAAGTACACGGCCACGGAGGGCACGGCCGAACTGCGCGAGGCGGTCGCCGCCAAGTTCAAGCGCGAGAACGGCCTGGAGTACGCGCCCGACCAGGTGCTCGTCAGCAACGGCGGGAAGCAGACGCTTTACAACGCCTTCATGTCGGTGCTGGAGCCGGGCGACGAGGTCGTCATGGTGGCGCCTTACTGGGTCAGCTACCCGGCCCAGGTCGCCCTGGCCGGCGGGGTGCCTGTCGCGGTGATGGCGCGGCCGGAGGACGGTTTCGTCCCCGACCTGGACGCCGTCCGGGCCGCCATCACGCCGCGCACCAAGGTGCTGCTCGTCAACTCGCCGTCCAACCCGACGGGCGCCGTCTACCCCCCCGAGCTCGTGCGCGCCATGGCCGAGCTTGCGGACGAGCACGACCTGTGGCTCTTCACCGACGACCTCTACGAACACCTCGTCTACGACGGTCAGTTCACCACCGCGGCCAGCTACGTTCCGCACCGCACCCTGGTGGTGCACGGCGCCTCCAAGGGTTACGCCATGACCGGGTGGCGCATCGGTTTCGGGGCCGGGCCCAAGCCGCTCATCGCCGCCATGGTGCGCCTGCAGGGGCAATCGACCTCCGGGGCCAACTCGTTGGCGCAGCACGCCACCGTCGCCGCCTTGAACGAGGTCGAGAGGACCGCGGCGTTCCAAGCCATAACGCGCGCCGCCTACCGGGAACGGCGCGACGTGCTCGTTGCCGGCCTGAACCGGCTGGGGCTCAAGACCCCCAAGCCGGCGGGGGCGTTCTACGTCATGGTCGACACGGCCGCGCTGGACCCGAACGAGGAGCGCGCCGCCATCAGGCTGCTGGACGAGGCGCGCGTGGCCGTCGTGCCAGGCACCGACTTCTCGGCGCCCGGGCAGGTGCGGATGAGCTACGCGACCGACATGGCCTCCATCGAGGAGGCGCTGCGGCGCATAGCCGCGCTGCTCGGCTGA
- the metH gene encoding methionine synthase, giving the protein MVPASDRTTLLERSLTERVLVLDGAMGTMIQQAGLDEAAFRGARFAGHARDLRGANDLLCLTRPDLIDSIHRDYLRAGADIIETNTFNATRIGLAEYGLGDVVAEINEVAARLARAAADEAATPERPRWVAGSIGPTNKTLSLSPRVEDPAYREVSFEEVYAGYREQADALARGGVDIFLVETVFDTLVAKAAILACQDASDAAGRRIPLVVSGTITDNSGRTLSGQTLEAFWTSVRHAAPLAVGLNCALGPRELRPHVEELSRLADVYTFVYPNAGLPNAFGGYDETPAAMTEVMSEFLQRGWTNVIGGCCGTTPEHIRAFAAAAATARPRKRAEPDTRPRFAGLEPLVMRPGMNLVNVGERTNLTGSKRFKRLVVQGDFAAAVEVAREQVAGGAQVIDVNFDDGLIDGPAAMARFLDLLAAEPDVARVPVMLDSSNWAVLETGLKHLQGRGIVNSISLKEGPEQFLRQARVAKRYGAAVVVMAFDETGQADTLERRCRVCERAYRLLTEEAGLAPQEIIFDPNILTVGTGMREHARYAVDFIEAVRWIKGNLPGALTSGGLSNVSFSFRSSPPVREAMHASFLYHAVAAGLDMAIVNPETLEVYENVPAQLLELVEDVLFDRREDATERLVAHAATLAPGASGPKAKDDAWRAWPVERRLRHALVLGVDEQIEADALEAMGVLGGPLAVIEGPLMDGMNEVGDLFGAGKMFLPQVVKSARVMKKAVAVLTPHLEAEKGAGVSTSAGRIVMATVKGDVHDIGKNIVGVVLGCNGYDVTDLGVMVPADRLLDTAAELGAAAVGVSGLITPSLDEMVHVAQEMERRGMTLPLLIGGATTSRVHTAVKIAPAYPSGLTVHVADASRAVGVMGRIVSEEQRGALAAETAEQYEELRRLHANRKQRELVSIAEARANAPRFEAGPPPAPAEPGVHTLVPVPLDDLRPIVDWGPFFHAWELSGKYPAVLHDPDLGPAARELFDDAQRLLDAAVAEEWFEARAVFGLFPANADGDDLLVYEDAERRRVAARVPTLRQQFATRDGRPNLALADFVAPVATAPDWLGAFVVTIHGGEERAAAFKRANDDYSAIIVQALADRLVEATAEHLHRLVRTRYWGYAPDEALTAEQLIAEEYRGIRPAPGYPACPDHRPKLQIFSLLGATRAVGASLTEGLSMAPGSTVSGLYFSHPEARYFDVGRIGRDQVEDLAARTGTDLRELERWLAPRLDYTP; this is encoded by the coding sequence ATGGTCCCCGCGAGCGACCGCACCACGCTACTCGAACGCAGCCTGACGGAGCGCGTCCTCGTGCTCGACGGCGCCATGGGTACGATGATCCAGCAGGCGGGTCTGGACGAGGCGGCGTTCCGGGGAGCGCGCTTCGCCGGTCACGCGCGCGACCTGCGGGGCGCCAACGACCTGCTATGCCTGACGCGCCCCGACCTGATCGACAGCATCCACCGCGATTACCTGCGCGCCGGCGCCGACATCATCGAGACGAACACCTTCAACGCCACGCGCATCGGCCTGGCGGAGTACGGGCTGGGCGACGTGGTGGCCGAGATCAACGAGGTAGCGGCCCGCCTGGCGCGCGCGGCGGCGGACGAGGCGGCAACGCCGGAGAGGCCGCGTTGGGTGGCCGGCTCGATCGGCCCGACCAACAAGACGCTCAGCCTCAGCCCCCGCGTGGAGGACCCCGCCTACCGCGAGGTGAGCTTCGAGGAGGTCTACGCCGGTTACCGCGAGCAGGCCGACGCGCTCGCCCGTGGCGGGGTCGACATCTTCCTGGTGGAGACGGTGTTCGACACGCTGGTAGCCAAGGCGGCCATCCTCGCCTGCCAGGACGCCTCGGACGCGGCCGGCCGCCGCATCCCGCTCGTCGTGTCCGGCACGATCACGGACAACTCGGGGCGCACGCTCTCCGGCCAGACGCTCGAGGCGTTCTGGACCTCCGTCCGGCACGCGGCGCCGCTCGCCGTGGGCCTCAACTGCGCCCTGGGACCCAGGGAACTCAGGCCGCACGTGGAGGAGCTCAGCCGGCTGGCCGACGTGTACACGTTCGTCTACCCCAACGCCGGCCTGCCCAACGCCTTCGGCGGTTACGACGAGACGCCCGCCGCCATGACGGAGGTGATGAGCGAGTTCCTGCAGCGCGGCTGGACGAACGTGATCGGCGGCTGCTGCGGCACCACCCCGGAACACATCCGCGCCTTCGCGGCGGCTGCCGCCACGGCGCGGCCCCGCAAGCGCGCGGAGCCCGACACGCGCCCGCGCTTCGCCGGGCTGGAGCCGCTCGTCATGCGCCCCGGCATGAACCTGGTGAACGTGGGCGAGCGCACCAACCTGACGGGCTCCAAGCGCTTCAAGCGCCTCGTGGTGCAGGGCGACTTCGCGGCCGCCGTGGAGGTGGCGCGGGAACAGGTCGCAGGCGGCGCGCAGGTCATCGACGTGAACTTCGACGACGGCCTCATCGACGGCCCCGCCGCCATGGCTCGCTTCCTCGACCTGCTGGCCGCCGAGCCCGACGTGGCGCGGGTGCCGGTCATGCTCGACTCGTCCAACTGGGCGGTGCTCGAGACGGGCCTCAAGCACCTGCAGGGCCGCGGGATCGTGAACTCCATCTCCCTCAAGGAGGGCCCGGAGCAGTTCCTGAGGCAGGCGCGCGTGGCCAAGCGCTACGGCGCCGCCGTCGTGGTCATGGCGTTCGACGAGACGGGCCAGGCCGACACCTTGGAGCGGCGCTGCCGGGTCTGCGAGCGCGCCTACCGGTTGCTCACGGAGGAGGCCGGGCTGGCGCCGCAGGAGATCATCTTCGACCCGAACATCCTCACCGTGGGCACCGGGATGCGCGAGCACGCGCGCTACGCCGTCGACTTCATCGAGGCCGTGCGCTGGATCAAGGGCAACCTGCCGGGGGCGCTCACGTCGGGCGGCCTCTCGAACGTGTCGTTCTCGTTCCGCTCGAGCCCGCCCGTGCGCGAGGCCATGCACGCCAGCTTCCTCTACCACGCCGTCGCCGCCGGGCTCGACATGGCCATCGTCAACCCGGAGACGCTCGAGGTGTACGAGAACGTGCCCGCTCAGCTGCTCGAGCTCGTGGAGGACGTGCTGTTCGACCGCCGCGAGGACGCCACCGAGCGCCTCGTGGCCCACGCGGCCACCCTGGCGCCGGGCGCGTCGGGGCCGAAGGCGAAGGACGACGCCTGGCGCGCCTGGCCGGTGGAGCGGCGCCTGCGCCACGCCCTCGTGCTGGGCGTCGACGAGCAGATCGAGGCCGACGCGCTCGAGGCGATGGGCGTGCTCGGAGGGCCGCTGGCCGTCATCGAGGGTCCGCTCATGGACGGCATGAACGAGGTGGGCGACCTGTTCGGCGCCGGCAAGATGTTCCTGCCCCAGGTCGTGAAGAGCGCGCGGGTGATGAAGAAGGCGGTGGCCGTGCTCACTCCCCACCTGGAGGCCGAGAAGGGCGCGGGCGTGAGCACCAGCGCGGGACGGATCGTCATGGCGACCGTCAAGGGCGACGTGCACGACATCGGCAAGAACATCGTCGGGGTGGTGCTGGGCTGCAACGGTTACGACGTGACGGACCTGGGCGTCATGGTGCCGGCCGACCGGCTGCTCGACACGGCCGCCGAGCTGGGCGCCGCCGCCGTGGGCGTCTCGGGACTCATCACGCCGTCGCTCGACGAGATGGTGCACGTGGCGCAGGAGATGGAGCGGCGCGGCATGACGCTGCCGCTCCTCATCGGCGGGGCCACCACCTCGCGCGTCCACACCGCCGTCAAGATCGCGCCCGCCTACCCCTCCGGGCTGACCGTGCACGTGGCCGACGCCTCCCGCGCCGTGGGGGTCATGGGGCGGATCGTGTCGGAGGAGCAGCGCGGGGCGTTGGCGGCCGAGACGGCCGAGCAGTACGAGGAGCTCAGGCGCCTGCACGCCAACCGCAAGCAGCGCGAGCTGGTGAGCATCGCCGAGGCGCGCGCCAACGCGCCCCGCTTCGAGGCCGGGCCGCCTCCCGCGCCGGCCGAGCCGGGCGTCCACACGCTCGTGCCGGTGCCGCTCGACGACCTCCGGCCGATCGTCGACTGGGGGCCGTTCTTCCACGCCTGGGAGCTCTCCGGCAAGTACCCGGCCGTGCTGCACGACCCCGACCTGGGGCCCGCGGCCCGTGAGCTCTTCGACGACGCTCAGCGGCTGCTGGACGCCGCCGTGGCCGAGGAGTGGTTCGAGGCGCGCGCCGTGTTCGGCCTCTTCCCCGCCAACGCGGACGGCGACGACCTCCTCGTCTACGAGGACGCGGAGCGGCGGCGCGTGGCCGCGCGCGTGCCGACGCTGCGCCAGCAGTTCGCCACCCGCGACGGCAGGCCCAACCTCGCGCTGGCCGACTTCGTGGCGCCGGTGGCCACGGCCCCCGACTGGCTGGGCGCGTTCGTGGTGACCATCCACGGCGGCGAGGAGCGCGCCGCCGCCTTCAAGCGGGCCAACGACGACTACTCGGCCATCATCGTCCAGGCGCTCGCCGACCGGCTGGTGGAGGCCACGGCCGAGCACCTGCACCGCCTCGTGCGCACGCGCTACTGGGGCTACGCGCCGGACGAGGCGCTCACCGCCGAGCAGCTCATCGCCGAGGAGTACCGCGGCATCAGGCCGGCCCCCGGCTACCCCGCCTGCCCGGACCACCGCCCGAAGCTGCAGATCTTCTCGCTGTTAGGCGCCACGCGGGCCGTGGGGGCGAGTCTCACGGAGGGGTTGTCGATGGCCCCAGGCTCCACGGTGTCGGGGCTCTACTTCTCTCACCCCGAGGCGCGCTACTTCGACGTCGGCAGGATCGGCCGGGACCAGGTCGAGGACCTGGCCGCACGCACGGGGACGGACCTGCGGGAGCTCGAGCGCTGGCTCGCCCCGCGGCTCGACTACACCCCGTAG
- a CDS encoding DinB family protein yields the protein MADFQRRAAALLGGDDPIEVLRATPVRLAELVAAMPRDVLDAPYAPGKWRRRDVVAHLADVEVAFAWRLRQTVAAPGTELAPFDQDVWAERYLRLDPTLALEAFRALRSWNLAWLTSLTLQDWLAEGVHLGRGPESVDQMVRYLAGHDLDHLGQLGAD from the coding sequence ATGGCCGACTTCCAACGGCGCGCCGCCGCCCTCCTCGGTGGCGACGACCCCATCGAGGTGCTCAGGGCCACGCCCGTGCGCCTCGCCGAGCTCGTCGCCGCCATGCCCAGAGACGTCCTCGATGCCCCGTACGCCCCAGGCAAGTGGCGGCGCCGCGACGTCGTCGCGCACCTCGCCGACGTCGAGGTGGCGTTCGCCTGGCGCCTGCGGCAGACGGTGGCGGCGCCCGGGACGGAGCTCGCCCCGTTCGACCAGGACGTGTGGGCCGAGCGGTACCTGCGCCTCGACCCCACGCTGGCCCTCGAGGCGTTCCGCGCCCTGCGGTCGTGGAACCTGGCGTGGCTTACGAGTCTCACGCTGCAGGACTGGCTGGCCGAGGGCGTCCACCTGGGTCGCGGCCCGGAGAGCGTCGACCAGATGGTGCGTTACCTGGCGGGTCACGACCTCGACCACCTGGGCCAGCTCGGCGCCGACTAG
- the ndk gene encoding nucleoside-diphosphate kinase, whose product MATERTFAMVKPDGVKRRLVGNVVSRIEAKGYRIVALKQMVITREMAERHYGEHAGKPFFEGLVSFITSGPVVAMVLEGENAIAGWRGMMGATNPKDAQQGTIRGDFATTIDENVAHGSDAPATAAREIGIFFPELEG is encoded by the coding sequence ATGGCTACCGAACGCACATTCGCAATGGTCAAGCCCGACGGCGTGAAGCGCCGCCTGGTGGGCAACGTCGTCTCGCGCATCGAGGCGAAGGGCTACCGCATCGTGGCCCTCAAGCAGATGGTCATCACCCGCGAGATGGCCGAACGTCACTACGGCGAGCACGCCGGCAAGCCGTTCTTCGAGGGGCTGGTGAGCTTCATCACCTCGGGTCCCGTGGTCGCCATGGTCCTGGAGGGCGAGAACGCCATCGCCGGCTGGCGCGGCATGATGGGCGCCACCAACCCGAAGGATGCCCAGCAGGGCACCATCCGCGGCGACTTCGCCACCACCATCGACGAGAACGTGGCGCACGGCTCCGACGCGCCCGCCACGGCCGCGCGCGAGATCGGCATCTTCTTCCCGGAACTCGAGGGCTGA
- a CDS encoding tryptophanase, whose amino-acid sequence MPLDRVDPQFHTIIEPFRIKSVEPIHFTTRAERELALAEAGYNLFNLHADHVLIDLLTDSGTGAMSSEQWAAMMRGDESYAGSRSFDRFEAAVKGITGFKHVFPTHQGRAAERILCGAALKHRDVVPSNTHFDTTRANIEAVGAIAVDLPMSEAHHPDVIHPFKGNMDVAALRLLLEEDGARVPFVMLTVTNNSGGGQPVSLANVREVSAMCKSFGVPLILDACRYAENAYFIKLREPGNAHRTPREIAREMFSYADGATMSAKKDGMANIGGFLALNDDSLAVAARNLLILGEGFPTYGGLAGYDLDALAVGFGEALEEPYLRYRLRSIEYLGERLVNAGIPIIQPTGGHAVYLDAGRLLPHIPSHQYPAWALSLVLYLVGGVRGVEIGSVMFGRQPDGSEKPAPLELVRLAFPRRTYTQSHVDYLAEVLLHVGEVRERVRGVRMVEAPPVLRHFSARFEPLEGGLLV is encoded by the coding sequence ATGCCGCTAGACCGCGTCGACCCGCAGTTCCATACCATCATCGAGCCGTTCCGCATCAAGTCGGTCGAGCCGATCCACTTCACGACCCGCGCCGAGCGCGAGCTGGCGCTCGCCGAGGCGGGCTACAACCTCTTCAACCTGCACGCCGATCACGTCCTCATCGACCTGCTGACCGACTCCGGCACGGGCGCCATGTCGAGCGAGCAGTGGGCCGCCATGATGCGCGGCGACGAGAGCTACGCCGGGAGTCGCTCCTTCGACCGCTTCGAGGCGGCCGTCAAGGGGATCACCGGCTTCAAGCACGTCTTCCCGACGCACCAGGGGCGCGCTGCTGAGCGAATCCTCTGCGGGGCGGCGCTCAAGCACCGCGACGTGGTGCCCAGCAACACCCACTTCGACACCACCCGCGCCAACATCGAGGCGGTCGGCGCCATCGCCGTCGACCTCCCCATGAGCGAGGCGCACCACCCCGACGTCATCCACCCCTTCAAGGGGAACATGGACGTGGCGGCGCTCAGGTTGCTGCTCGAGGAGGACGGCGCGCGCGTGCCGTTCGTCATGCTCACGGTCACCAACAACTCGGGCGGTGGTCAGCCCGTGTCGCTCGCCAACGTGCGCGAGGTGAGCGCCATGTGCAAGAGCTTCGGGGTGCCGCTCATCCTGGACGCCTGCCGCTACGCCGAGAACGCCTACTTCATCAAGCTGCGCGAGCCGGGGAACGCCCACCGCACGCCGCGCGAGATCGCCCGGGAGATGTTCAGCTACGCCGACGGCGCGACCATGAGCGCCAAGAAGGACGGCATGGCGAACATCGGCGGCTTCCTCGCCCTGAACGACGACTCGCTCGCCGTCGCCGCTCGCAACCTGCTGATACTCGGTGAGGGGTTCCCCACCTACGGCGGCCTGGCCGGCTACGACCTAGACGCGCTGGCGGTCGGCTTCGGCGAGGCGCTGGAGGAACCGTACCTGCGCTACCGCCTCAGGTCCATCGAGTACCTGGGCGAGAGGCTCGTGAACGCCGGCATCCCCATAATCCAGCCCACCGGCGGGCACGCCGTCTACCTGGACGCGGGGAGGCTCTTGCCCCACATCCCGAGTCACCAGTACCCCGCCTGGGCGCTGTCGCTCGTCCTCTACCTGGTGGGCGGCGTGCGCGGGGTGGAGATCGGCTCCGTCATGTTCGGGCGCCAACCCGACGGCAGCGAGAAGCCGGCGCCCCTCGAGCTGGTGCGGTTGGCCTTCCCGCGCCGCACCTACACCCAGAGCCACGTGGATTACCTGGCCGAGGTGCTCCTCCACGTGGGCGAGGTGAGGGAGCGCGTGCGCGGCGTGCGCATGGTGGAGGCGCCGCCCGTGCTCAGGCACTTCAGCGCCCGCTTCGAGCCGCTGGAGGGCGGGCTCCTCGTCTGA